In Limanda limanda chromosome 3, fLimLim1.1, whole genome shotgun sequence, the sequence TTGCTTTTTAACTGCTAGTACATCACTTTTCAGACTGTGGTGAGGACAGTGACACTGCAAAGACTTCCTGATTTGTGTGAGCGAGTACCTTAATTTGAATGTAAGCAAATTTGGTTTGGAGCCCTTTATTGtaatgtatatttaatatttgacttAAAACTCAATATGGTTTATGGGAATAAAATAGTACTGTGACGTTTTTTGGGATAAATTATGAATATTTCTTGTCTCTTTTGCTAATATACTTTTTTATGCCTTCACTTACTGCCACTACTTATACTTACACCTGCACTTAATATAAACTTATCATATCTACATTACCTACTTCTATTGCTACTAGTCTTGTATAAATACTGTTCATATTCCATAtctatttcttactgtacacatcttatttatttacatattccactttacATATGCACATACTTTGAACTTTTACAGCTTTTTTGTagttctggttagatgctaaactgcattttgctgaaaataaagttgaatctaatctaatgacAGCCAGTGTCCAGGGGCAATATGTTTTCAAGTTTTGTTGTGAATGGGATATTTCCAAAAACCTTCAGGGGAAATTTGCACCTGACACAtacacttggactcaaggaggAGTCCAAGTGTTTAGTGGTCAAGggtcaaatgtcaaggtcacGACGGCCTCATAAAACATGCTTTTGGCTTCTTAACCATGATCTCAAATCTGCctttagggaatttctttaaaaagttaaaagttgTCACTTGGATTCAAAAGTATGTAGACTTCAATAGCATTGCAGGAAGAGGCTTACAATCGCAGGGTGGTAATTTGAGTTTCCACAAATGAATATCTGCTCTTATTTGGGCCTATTTTCCCCAATGAggcaaaacattattttaaagtGGCACTCTCTTGGATCGAAATAAGCTAGAATGATACACAGATACAAATTCTAATAACAAACATAAACTGAATCTCTAGAATTCCAAGAATATTGATTTAGAGAAAATACATTACGCAATCTATAATTGTGGCATACATAGTACACATTACACAACACTAAAGGCCACATCAAATTGTCAGAACATTTCAATCACTTTAATAAATTCGTATACGTTTTAGGAAAACATAAACGGTACAGTCCCGTTTTTTTACAATGACATCCAAAGTTGAAAGTGAAACAAGGATGGGAGAATATTGTGACTTTTAATAGTACCTATTATCAACCAAACCCAAGCTATTAAACCCTCAGATAATACACAGGCTTCGATTATGAAAAGTCCATTAATAACTGCAGAAGACAAAGTTCACATTTTACAGGCATGTCAGTTTCAGGGATTCAGTTTTTCTCACACTGGTCAGACATCAGCTCTACCTGTGTATTTGCTGCCCTCTGGCTTGTCTGGTGCTGTACTACCAGCTCCATGAGTCTGTTGCTGTGAGTAGCCATTTCCTGGAACAGCCTGACCAGTCGGGAATCCTCGAGATTACCTCGAAAGTTCCTCGCAAATAAAGCGTAGAGCACAGGATTCAATGAGCTGTTGATGAATACAAGGGCACCGGAGCAAAGAATAAAACTCTCTGGAACACAATCATACTCACTGCCTGACTTTAAGATGCAAACCAGATCCATAATGTTGATGATGTGGTAAGGAAACCAGCACAGAATGAAGGCTATAACAACTGTGTGCACGAGAACATAGGATTTCTGTTTGGTATTGTATCTCATTCTCCTGAGTTGGGCTGTCACTAGACAGTAACAGATACTAATGGTgatgaaaggaaaaaataagCCCCCAAAGGTCTCCAGGCACAAGATGATGATTGCTTGAGTCACAGAGCTGAAATCCCTGACAAAACACTGCTTACTTCCATCATTTTCATCCAAAAACTGGGTGAGTAAGACAGGTGCTCCTAGAAGGATAGCAAGGAGCCACAAAAGTACAAGACACCGGTTCATCGCACTCTTTGTCTTCCAGCGCACTGTTAAAAATGGATGGCAGATGGCTAGAAAGCGCTCCACACTCATGAGAGTGATGAAGAAGATGCTGctgaacatgcacacactgatgATGTATACCAAGGCTTTGCAGAAGGCCTCTCCAAACACCCAGGAGTAGACCAGGGAGTAGATCCACACAGGCAGGGTGATAAGGACCAGCAGATCCGCAACAGCCAGGTGCAGGATGAGCACCACGGTGTGGGAACGCTGCTTGATGCATCTCAGGATGGTCCAGATCACCAGAAGGTTCCCTGGAACTCCAACCAGGAAGGACAGACCCAGTATCACACAAGCCGCTGCTGTTCCACCATCAAACTCCTCAGGGGCCATTTCCTCTGAAGGAGACAACTCAGTTGAGTTATTCATGCTTAAAGTGTATGTGCTAAGAGTGGTGTctgcatgaaaagaaaaccaaagTTTGCACAAGCAAGTCTTCACTTCCCTTTTAGAAAAGAGTGCACAGGGTTTCCTCCCAGGCCTAGACAGGGAAATGTGATTTATTCATGCATCATCCGTCCCTTTTTCACCTCAAATCATACATTTGGATAAAGAAATAATTGTGTTTAGAAgagtttaaaataaagaaaacatggcTAGATTTAGATTGATCCAAAAATGAAGATTGAACCAGATTCTTAATAAGACAGTGAGACATTAGAGGCCATTTAATGACCATGGTGTCAAGATTTATTGATATATGTAAAACTCTTTCTAAATAAAGAACCACAGCAAGATTGTGATTGTCCATACTGTGTAATTTTAAAAGAAGGTTCAAAAGCAATGTACATGTGCCCGATGATTAGAGCCTGAATAATAAGATGTGACATTCAGCACATGTGACTTTTTAAAAGGCCATTGCTTTTTAACTGCTGGTACATCACTTTTCAGACTGTGGTGAGGACAGTGACACTGCAAAGACTTCCTGATTTGTGTGAGCGAGTACCTGAACTAGAATGTAAGCAAATTTGGTTTTGAGCCCTTTATTGtaatgtatatttaatatttgattaaaaactCAATATGGTTTATGGGAATAAAATATATCTGTGACCTTTTTTGTATATAACTTATGAATTTTTCTTGTCTCTTTTGCAAATATACTTTTTTATGCCTTCAATTACTACCACTACTTATACTTACACCTGCACTTTATGTATACTTATCATATCTACACTACCTAATTCTATTGCTGCTAGTCTTGTATCAATACTGTTCATATTCCATAtctatttcttactgtacatatcttatttatttacatattccactttaaGTATGcacatactctgcacttttactgcttttttgcacttctggttagatgctaaactgcattttgttgtcTCAGTACTTGAcctctgtgcaatgacaataaagttgaatctattCTAATCTAATGACAGCCAGTGTCCAGGGGCAATATGCTTTCAAGTTTTATGTCCCTCCGACCATCCCATTCCTGTGACTGTGATATCTCCAAAAGCCTTCAGGGGAAATTTAATTTGCACCTGGCACATACACTTGGAGTTAAGGAGGAGTCCAAGTGGTTAGTGGTAAAGGGTCAtatgtcaaggtcacagtggcctcatcAAATATGCTTTTGGCTTCTTAACCATGATCTCAGATCTGCCttagggaatttctttaaaaagttaatagttgtcacttggactcaaacatGAACTAATTCgatgtcagtggtcaaaggtcaagatgacctcatatgagtctggaATGAAAAAAAGTATGTAGACTTCAATAGCATTGCAGGCAGAGGCTTACAATCGCAGGGTGGTCATTTGAGTTTTCATAAATGAATAACTGCTCTTATTTGGGCCTATTTTCCCAATGAGGCAACACATTATTTTAAAGTGGCACTCTCTTGAATCGAAATAAGCTAGAATGAtacacaaattacatttttaataacaaaCATAAACTGAATCTCTAGCATTCCTAGAATATTGATTTAGAGAAAATACATTACGCATCATTAATTGTGGCATACATAGTACACATTACACAACACTAAAGGCCACATCAAATCGTCGGAACATTGTAATCACCATGATAAATTAGTATAAGCTTTGAGGATCACATAAACGGTACAGTCCTGTTTGTTTACAATGACATCCAAAGTTGAAAGTGAAACAAGGATGGGAGAATATGGTGACTTTTAATAGTACCTATCATCAACCAAACCCAAGCTATTAAACCCTCAGATAATACACAGGCTTCGATTATGAAATGTCCATCAATAACTGCAGAAGACAAAGTTCACATTTTACAGGCATGTCAGTTTCAGGGATTCAGTTTTTCTCACACTGGTCAGACATCAGCTCTACCTGTGTATTTGCTGCCCTCTGGCTTGTCTGGTGCTGTACTACCAGCTCCATGAGTCTGTTGCTGTGAGTTGCCATTTCCTGGAACAGCCTGACCAGTCGGGAATCCTCGAGATTACCTCGAAAGTTCCTCGCAATTAAGGCGTAGAGCACAGGATTCAATGAGCTGTTGATGAATACAAGGGCACCGGAGCAATGAATAAAACTCTCTGGAACACAATCATACTCACTGCCTGACTTTAAGAGGCAAACCAGATCcatgatgttgatgatgtggTAAGGAAACCAGCACAGAAGGAAGGCTATAACAACTGTGTGCACGAGAACCAAGGATTTCTGCTTGTAGTCGTATTCCATTCTCCTGAGTTGGGCTGTCAGTAGACAGTAACAGATACTAATGAtgatgaaaggaaaaaagaagcCCCCAAAGGTCTCCAGGCACAAGATGATGATTGCTTGAGTCACAGAGCTGAATATCTTGACAGAACACTGCTTACTTCCATCATTTTCATCCAAAGACTGGGTGAGTAAGACAGGTGCTCCTAGAAGGATAGCAAGGAGCCACAAAAGTACAAGACACCGGTTCATCGCACTCTTAGTCTTCCAGCGCATTGATAAAAATGGATGGCAGATGGCTAGAAAGCGCTCCACACTCATGAGAGTGATGAAGAAGATGCTGctgaacatgcacacactgatgATGTATACCAAGGCTTTGCAGGAGGCCTCTCCAAACACCCAGGAGTAGACCAGGGAGTAGATCCACACAGGCAGGGTGATAAGGACCAGCAGGTCCGCAGCGGCCAGGTGCAGGATGAGCACCACGATGTGGGAACGCTGCTTGATGCGTCTCAGGATGGTCCAGATCACCAGAAGGTTCCCTGGAACTCCAACCAGGAAGGACAGACCCAGTATCACACAAGCCGCTGCTGTTCCACCATCAAACTCCTTAGGGGCCATTTCCTCTGAAGGAGACAACTCAGCTGAGTGGTTCATGCTGAAAGTGTAAGTGCTAACAGTGGTATCTGCttgaaaagaaaaccaaagTGCTGTAAAAGCAAGTCTTCACTTCCCCTTAAGGAACGTATCTCGATTTAAGAGACATAAATGTGATAACATGTATAACTCACGGTCATATAATGATTTAATTTGCACGACACAATCAAAGTTCCAAAGGTCTTTTTCAATGGTTTGGCTTCAATAGCGATAAACTAGTCTTTAGTTTCACTTTCACGTCATTCTACACTAAATCCCTTCTTGAATTTCCCCTTTCCACAGATGGTTTTGTGAGCAGACAGTCACAACAACTCTATAACcaacagacacatacacagattgTTAAGCATAAAGGAGAACACTAAATTGACATGATTTCACTACctacttgaaaaaaaaaacagctgagcTGAAAGAAATGCAGGGATTTGTTTCTGCTCATGTCCAAACAATTGTGTTGAAATCTAATTTTGATATTCATTTATTGGCAATATTTATCATATGGTGGATGAAAAGCTACACAACTGTCTATTGTCTCTTATCAACACCACTCACTGTCCCGTTAACTTTGGATTCTCTGCAATCTCtctgtttaacactttttattggttttctttgggtagtcaatacaattatacaattataaacacaaatctgatggatatacccctacccacaatactacccacccacccccggccagcctaccccattcagcagaagtacatagaatgtttatatatatatgtatgtatataggaatattagattattacaatacaatacaatacaattgcatacatcactgctgcaagacaaagcagagaaaagaaagaaagagttgaattaaattgaagaaaaaaaaacaaaataaataaataaaataaatcagtaaatacgtaaacacaattttaaaagaaataaaaataaaagtacgaCAAGAAGGGGGTCCAGGTTCTCTCAAAGCTCTGTGTGGAACCTTTTAGAGTATAtctgattttctccagtttcaagaAAGACATGGTGTCTCTAATCCATCTAATGAATGTGGGAGGTGTTTGCTCCTTCCATAAGAGTAGTGGATTCTCTGCAATCTCCATCTTTTATGCTCCAGACTGAGATATCTGAAATGAGACTGTAGATTTAAGTGTTTGACTACAATTCATTCCAGTTAATTATTCATTCCTCCAACAGCtaaatgtgtcatttttaaACTGGACATGTCACGATTTAAATGTTACCTGATAAATCTACAGTGATATCACagcagatgaagaagaacaCCTGCTTCACTTTATTTTGTACACATTATGTGCCATGCAAATAAAAGACATGAACATCAAGACAAAAGGCCATACAAATAAGTAATTTTTTTAAGCTCACggaaataaaatatgtatctAAAAAGTTTTTGATCAACACCTTATTGACAAAACCCCCAAAAGTGGATGGCTACAATTAAGATAATCCTTTTATTTTTGCCTGATAAATGTTGACGTAGGCTAAGAACAGAAATCAAATCCCAGATCATGGACGAGGGTCTTCGTATTGACGGAAGTCTGGAATGTCTTGAACAGTAGAAACACAGACATCGAGTGGGAGGTCAGCTACgacagcgcccccccccctctcccccagccccctccctcctctctcagctgCCTGCTCGGTGGAATAAACAAGACGATGTTGTCAACTCCGCTGTTCCCGGTGCTGCTGCGCTGAAAGTACGACCCGGAACACGGCGAGTGACGCTGGACACCATCTTCAACCAGGCCTGCGACGAACTGTGAGTGACGAAGTGGCACCAGCTCGATGTCCGGGGCCTgttaacggggggggggggggtaggctTTGTGGCCAACGTTAGCTGACAGCTAGGCTAgtgctagctagcgttagccagGTGATAAGCTAACGGCAGGGGCGTGAGCTGCTTTCGTTCAGCGTTAGCGCTACGGGGGTGTTTGTGTAATCGTATTTGATCGCCGATTCATTACCTTTTAATTCACACATATACGAGCAGTGTTGAGCTAACACGCAGGAGGCCGACTAGAGAGGAAGGTTGGCAATGGTTAACGTCAGTCTGCTAACTTCCTGTAAACTACCATGGTAATCTGGCATTCGTGTGTCAACTGTCAACTTCCACAATCGTCATTAATTCACACATCGGCCCGAGTTAGCA encodes:
- the LOC132999111 gene encoding leukotriene B4 receptor 1-like, whose translation is MNNSTELSPSEEMAPEEFDGGTAAACVILGLSFLVGVPGNLLVIWTILRCIKQRSHTVVLILHLAVADLLVLITLPVWIYSLVYSWVFGEAFCKALVYIISVCMFSSIFFITLMSVERFLAICHPFLTVRWKTKSAMNRCLVLLWLLAILLGAPVLLTQFLDENDGSKQCFVRDFSSVTQAIIILCLETFGGLFFPFITISICYCLVTAQLRRMRYNTKQKSYVLVHTVVIAFILCWFPYHIINIMDLVCILKSGSEYDCVPESFILCSGALVFINSSLNPVLYALFARNFRGNLEDSRLVRLFQEMATHSNRLMELVVQHQTSQRAANTQVELMSDQCEKN
- the LOC132999096 gene encoding leukotriene B4 receptor 1-like, encoding MNHSAELSPSEEMAPKEFDGGTAAACVILGLSFLVGVPGNLLVIWTILRRIKQRSHIVVLILHLAAADLLVLITLPVWIYSLVYSWVFGEASCKALVYIISVCMFSSIFFITLMSVERFLAICHPFLSMRWKTKSAMNRCLVLLWLLAILLGAPVLLTQSLDENDGSKQCSVKIFSSVTQAIIILCLETFGGFFFPFIIISICYCLLTAQLRRMEYDYKQKSLVLVHTVVIAFLLCWFPYHIINIMDLVCLLKSGSEYDCVPESFIHCSGALVFINSSLNPVLYALIARNFRGNLEDSRLVRLFQEMATHSNRLMELVVQHQTSQRAANTQVELMSDQCEKN